The Prevotella sp. E9-3 genome has a window encoding:
- a CDS encoding endonuclease MutS2 — translation MIYPNNYEQKIGFNEIRSLLKERCLSTLGKEKVDEMAFSDNAAQVNEWLCQVREFRQLTEAADDFPMQYFFDMRQPVTRIRMAGTHLEENELFDLRRSLETIHQMVEYLGPSPSDQSEEVPYPALARLAEGIITFPAIIRRIDSIIDKFGRIKDGATMTLAGIRHELQKTEGNISRTLYTILHTAQREGLVDKDAAPTMRDGRLMLPVAPSVKRRINGIVHDESATGKTVFIEPAEVVEANNRIRELEAEERREVIRILTVFSDELRPHVKDILESYQFMARIDLIHAKAELAKTFKAYEPKVESRPHMDWIQAVHPLLALSLEKQDKKVVPLDIMLGRAESPELSPLRSTFGRSQGESSHILIISGPNAGGKSVCLKTVGLLQYMLQCGLSVPMSERSTCGMFSNIMIDIGDEQSIEDDLSTYSSHLMNMKMMMRNANDHTLLLIDEFGGGTEPTIGGAIAEAVLKQFWQKKAYGVITTHYHNLKHFAEDHEGVVNGAMLYDRHQMQALFQLSIGQPGSSFAIEIARKTGIPEEVIQDASDIVGRDYIQSDKYLQDIVRDKRYWEGKRQTIHQHEKNLEGRIQKYESSIEEIEQERKAILRHAKEQAEELLRESNRKIENAIREIREQQAEKEAAKRIREELEAFKQEVSEIDTKANDEMIERKMRQIQERKERKEKRKAEKQKLEEQLSTLHSQLSPTAAVANSTLSTLHSPLTPGSSVRIKGLTSVGEIESIDGKMATIIFGGMKTKMRLERLEPATKPKNDSSKAEERNASIAGSYATVSNSTRSAIDSRKLNFHQDLDVRGMRGDEAINAVTYFLDDAILVGMSRVRILHGTGTGILRQLIRQYLGTIPNVSHYRDEHVQFGGAGITVVDLE, via the coding sequence ATGATTTATCCCAACAATTACGAACAGAAAATAGGTTTCAACGAAATACGCTCCCTGCTCAAGGAACGATGCCTCAGCACGCTCGGAAAAGAGAAAGTGGACGAAATGGCATTCTCTGACAACGCAGCCCAGGTGAACGAGTGGCTCTGCCAGGTGAGAGAGTTCAGACAACTCACAGAAGCGGCCGACGACTTCCCCATGCAGTACTTCTTCGACATGCGACAGCCCGTGACACGCATCCGCATGGCCGGCACACACCTCGAAGAAAACGAACTCTTCGACCTCAGACGCTCGCTCGAAACCATCCACCAGATGGTGGAATATTTGGGACCCTCCCCCTCAGATCAGTCGGAGGAGGTCCCTTACCCCGCCCTCGCCCGCCTGGCAGAAGGCATCATAACCTTTCCGGCCATCATACGACGGATAGACAGCATCATAGACAAGTTCGGACGCATCAAGGACGGAGCCACCATGACCCTGGCAGGCATTCGCCACGAACTGCAGAAAACAGAAGGCAACATCTCACGCACACTATACACCATTCTGCACACAGCCCAACGCGAAGGACTGGTGGACAAGGATGCAGCACCCACCATGCGCGACGGCCGACTGATGCTGCCCGTGGCACCAAGCGTGAAACGACGCATCAACGGTATAGTGCACGACGAGAGCGCCACCGGCAAAACCGTATTCATAGAGCCCGCCGAAGTGGTGGAGGCCAACAACCGCATTCGCGAACTGGAGGCCGAAGAGCGACGCGAGGTGATACGCATACTCACCGTGTTCAGCGACGAACTGCGCCCACACGTCAAAGACATACTCGAGAGCTACCAGTTCATGGCACGCATAGACCTCATCCACGCCAAGGCCGAACTGGCCAAGACCTTCAAAGCCTACGAGCCGAAGGTAGAGAGCCGCCCCCATATGGACTGGATACAGGCCGTACACCCCCTGCTGGCACTCTCGCTGGAAAAACAAGACAAGAAAGTAGTGCCACTCGACATCATGCTTGGCAGAGCAGAGAGTCCAGAACTCTCACCTCTCCGCTCGACCTTTGGTCGCTCGCAAGGCGAGAGCTCTCACATTTTAATTATCTCCGGACCCAACGCAGGCGGAAAATCCGTTTGCCTCAAAACCGTAGGACTGCTGCAGTACATGCTGCAATGCGGCCTGTCCGTGCCCATGAGCGAACGCTCCACCTGCGGCATGTTCAGCAACATCATGATAGACATCGGCGACGAGCAGAGCATAGAAGACGACCTCTCCACCTACTCCTCGCACCTGATGAACATGAAGATGATGATGCGCAACGCCAACGACCACACCCTCCTGCTGATAGACGAATTCGGAGGCGGCACAGAACCCACCATCGGCGGAGCCATAGCCGAGGCGGTACTGAAGCAGTTCTGGCAGAAAAAAGCCTACGGCGTCATCACCACCCACTATCACAACCTGAAGCACTTTGCCGAAGACCACGAGGGAGTGGTCAACGGAGCTATGCTCTACGACCGACACCAGATGCAGGCCCTCTTCCAACTGTCAATAGGACAGCCCGGCTCGTCGTTCGCCATCGAGATAGCCCGAAAAACAGGCATTCCCGAAGAGGTGATCCAGGATGCAAGCGATATAGTGGGACGCGACTATATTCAGAGCGACAAATACCTGCAGGACATCGTGCGCGACAAGCGATACTGGGAGGGCAAGCGCCAAACCATTCACCAGCACGAGAAGAACCTGGAGGGACGCATTCAGAAATACGAGTCGAGCATAGAAGAAATAGAACAAGAGCGCAAGGCCATCCTGCGACACGCCAAGGAACAGGCCGAAGAACTGCTGCGCGAGAGCAACCGAAAGATAGAAAATGCCATACGCGAAATTCGCGAACAACAGGCCGAAAAAGAAGCAGCCAAACGCATACGCGAGGAACTGGAGGCCTTCAAGCAGGAGGTGAGCGAGATAGACACCAAGGCCAACGACGAGATGATAGAGCGCAAAATGCGACAAATACAAGAGCGAAAAGAGCGAAAAGAAAAGCGCAAGGCCGAAAAACAGAAATTGGAGGAACAACTCTCAACTCTCCACTCTCAACTCTCACCTACTGCAGCGGTAGCAAACTCTACACTCTCCACTCTCCACTCACCACTCACCCCCGGCTCTTCCGTCCGCATCAAGGGCCTCACCTCGGTAGGCGAGATAGAAAGCATAGACGGAAAAATGGCCACCATCATCTTCGGCGGCATGAAAACCAAGATGCGCCTGGAGCGACTCGAACCTGCCACCAAGCCCAAGAACGACAGCTCGAAAGCCGAAGAACGCAACGCCAGCATCGCCGGCAGCTATGCCACCGTATCCAACAGCACCCGCTCGGCCATCGACTCACGCAAGCTGAACTTCCATCAAGACCTCGACGTGAGAGGCATGCGAGGCGACGAGGCCATCAACGCCGTCACCTACTTCCTGGACGACGCCATACTCGTGGGCATGAGCCGAGTGCGCATTCTCCACGGCACAGGCACAGGCATCCTGCGCCAACTCATACGCCAATATCTGGGCACCATCCCCAACGTCTCTCACTACCGCGACGAGCACGTACAGTTCGGCGGCGCCGGCATCACCGTAGTGGACCTGGAATAG